The window CAGACCCCAAATCGACCAAATGGTGTATAAACTCTGCGGCTTTACAAAAGAAGAGATTGAAATAATTGAAAGCCAAAGTAAATGATAAGAAATATAATATGGAAATAAAGAAAATATCTGAAATTAAAAATCTTGGAACTTTTACCAATTTTCAGTGGATAAACGGTTGTAATGATTTTAAGAGATATAATTTTTTCTATGGGTGGAATTATTCGGGTAAAACAACATTGTCAAGAATTTTTAGATGTTTGGAAGATAAAAAAACACATCCCGATTTTCCCAATGCTTCATTCAAAGTAGAAACAGATGCCG is drawn from bacterium and contains these coding sequences:
- a CDS encoding AAA family ATPase codes for the protein MKAKVNDKKYNMEIKKISEIKNLGTFTNFQWINGCNDFKRYNFFYGWNYSGKTTLSRIFRCLEDKKTHPDFPNASFKVETDADNITEKDIGKDFNIRVFNEEFVEDNFKWNDNKHEINPVLLLGKESAELEEKVKELTQENQ